In Canis lupus dingo isolate Sandy chromosome 1, ASM325472v2, whole genome shotgun sequence, a single genomic region encodes these proteins:
- the LGALS7B gene encoding galectin-7, with product MSQPGLPHPASYEVPAAIPSSATACPRSPAMAGSSNVPHKTSLPEGIRVGTVMRIRGVVPNKAGRFYVNLLCGEAPGSEAALHFNPRLDESTVVFNTLEQGAWGREERGTGIPFQRGQPFDVLLIATDEGFKAVVGDSEYHHFRYRIPPARVRLLEVGGDLQLESVSVF from the exons ATGAGTCAGCCAGGCCTGCCACACCCCGCCTCATATGAGGTCCCAGCAGCCATCCCCAGCAGCGCCACTGCCTGCCCTCGCAGCCCAGCCATGGCAGGGAGCTCT AACGTGCCCCACAAGACCTCGCTGCCCGAGGGCATCCGAGTCGGCACTGTGATGAGGATTCGGGGTGTGGTCCCGAACAAGGCTGGCAG gTTCTACGTGAACCTGCTGTGCGGCGAGGCCCCGGGGAGCGAGGCTGCGCTGCATTTCAATCCCCGCCTGGATGAGTCCACCGTGGTCTTCAACACCCTGGAGCAGGGCGCCTGGGGCCGCGAGGAGCGAGGCACGGGCATCCCCTTCCAGCGCGGGCAGCCCTTCGACGTGCTCCTCATCGCCACGGACGAAGGCTTCAAG GCGGTGGTCGGCGACTCCGAGTACCACCACTTCCGCTACCGGATCCCGCCGGCGCGCGTGCGCCTCCTGGAGGTGGGCGGGGACCTGCAGCTCGAGTCCGTGAGCGTCTTCTGA